A section of the Marmota flaviventris isolate mMarFla1 chromosome 19, mMarFla1.hap1, whole genome shotgun sequence genome encodes:
- the Decr2 gene encoding peroxisomal 2,4-dienoyl-CoA reductase [(3E)-enoyl-CoA-producing] isoform X2 — translation MAQLPPDVEEDECLPEYRYLFSPDLLQDKVAFITGGGSGIGFRIAEIFMRHGCHTVIASRSLLRVSMAAKKLIAATGRQCLPLSMDVRAPPAIMAAVDQALKEFGKIDILINGAAGNFLCPASALSFNAFRTVVDIDTIGTFNVSRVLYEKFFRDHGGVIVNITATLNLRGQVLQVHAGSAKAAVDAMTRHLAVEWGPQNIRINSLAPGPISGTEGLRRLGGSLARVSTKALVSPLQRLGNKTEIAHSVLYLASPLASFVTGTMLVVDGGAWLTSPNDTKQLADFESSSAKL, via the exons ATGGCTCAGCTGCCGCCCGACGTGGAAGAGGACGAATGTCTTCCTGAGTACCGCTACCTGTTCTCCCCGGACCTGCTCCA GGACAAAGTGGCCTTTATCACAGGAGGTGGCTCTGGAATTGGGTTCCGGATTGCTGAGATATTCATGCG GCATGGCTGCCACACGGTCATCGCCAGCAGGAGTCTGCTGAGAGTTTCCATG GCTGCCAAGAAGTTGATTGCTGCTACTGGCCGGCAGTGTCTCCCTTTATCTATGGATGTCCGAGCTCCCCCAGCCATCATGGCCGCTGTGGACCAGGCACTGAAGGAGTTTGGCAAAATCGATATCCTTATTAATG GTGCAGCTGGAAACTTCTTGTGTCCCGCCAGTGCTCTGTCCTTCAATGCCTTCAGGACTGTGGTTGACATCGACACCATTGGCACCTTCAATGTGTCTCGTGTGCTCTATGAGAAGTTCTTCCGG GACCATGGAGGGGTGATCGTGAACATCACTGCTACCCTGAATCTCCGGGGGCAGGTGCTCCAGGTGCACGCAGGCTCTGCCAAGGCAGCTGTGG ATGCAATGACACGGCACTTGGCTGTGGAGTGGGGTCCCCAGAACATTCGCATCAACAGCCTTGCCCCAGGCCCCATCAGTGGCACAGAGGGCTTACGGCGATTGG GTGGTTCCCTGGCCAGAGTAAGCACAAAGGCCCTTGTGAGCCCTCTGCAGAGGCTGGGAAACAAGACGGAGATTGCCCATAGTGTGCTCTACCTGGCCAGCCCTCTGGCTTCCTTTGTGACCGGGACCATGCTGGTTGTTGATGGTGGGGCCTGGCTGACATCCCCTAATGACACCAAGCAGCTGGCAGACTTCGAATCCTCCTCTGCTAAGCTCTAG
- the Decr2 gene encoding peroxisomal 2,4-dienoyl-CoA reductase [(3E)-enoyl-CoA-producing] isoform X1: MAQLPPDVEEDECLPEYRYLFSPDLLQDKVAFITGGGSGIGFRIAEIFMRHGCHTVIASRSLLRVSMAAKKLIAATGRQCLPLSMDVRAPPAIMAAVDQALKEFGKIDILINGAAGNFLCPASALSFNAFRTVVDIDTIGTFNVSRVLYEKFFRVGVLSARISPLPAAHLPPHPPVLQDHGGVIVNITATLNLRGQVLQVHAGSAKAAVDAMTRHLAVEWGPQNIRINSLAPGPISGTEGLRRLGGSLARVSTKALVSPLQRLGNKTEIAHSVLYLASPLASFVTGTMLVVDGGAWLTSPNDTKQLADFESSSAKL; this comes from the exons ATGGCTCAGCTGCCGCCCGACGTGGAAGAGGACGAATGTCTTCCTGAGTACCGCTACCTGTTCTCCCCGGACCTGCTCCA GGACAAAGTGGCCTTTATCACAGGAGGTGGCTCTGGAATTGGGTTCCGGATTGCTGAGATATTCATGCG GCATGGCTGCCACACGGTCATCGCCAGCAGGAGTCTGCTGAGAGTTTCCATG GCTGCCAAGAAGTTGATTGCTGCTACTGGCCGGCAGTGTCTCCCTTTATCTATGGATGTCCGAGCTCCCCCAGCCATCATGGCCGCTGTGGACCAGGCACTGAAGGAGTTTGGCAAAATCGATATCCTTATTAATG GTGCAGCTGGAAACTTCTTGTGTCCCGCCAGTGCTCTGTCCTTCAATGCCTTCAGGACTGTGGTTGACATCGACACCATTGGCACCTTCAATGTGTCTCGTGTGCTCTATGAGAAGTTCTTCCGGGTGGGTGTCCTCTCAGCCAGGATCTCCCCTCTGCCTGCTGCCCACTTACCACCCCACCCTCCTGTGTTACAGGACCATGGAGGGGTGATCGTGAACATCACTGCTACCCTGAATCTCCGGGGGCAGGTGCTCCAGGTGCACGCAGGCTCTGCCAAGGCAGCTGTGG ATGCAATGACACGGCACTTGGCTGTGGAGTGGGGTCCCCAGAACATTCGCATCAACAGCCTTGCCCCAGGCCCCATCAGTGGCACAGAGGGCTTACGGCGATTGG GTGGTTCCCTGGCCAGAGTAAGCACAAAGGCCCTTGTGAGCCCTCTGCAGAGGCTGGGAAACAAGACGGAGATTGCCCATAGTGTGCTCTACCTGGCCAGCCCTCTGGCTTCCTTTGTGACCGGGACCATGCTGGTTGTTGATGGTGGGGCCTGGCTGACATCCCCTAATGACACCAAGCAGCTGGCAGACTTCGAATCCTCCTCTGCTAAGCTCTAG
- the Nme4 gene encoding nucleoside diphosphate kinase, mitochondrial isoform X1 yields the protein MGSLYGRAALRALLCGPRPPGPRQLVRPSSGGPSWTQERTLVAVKPDGVQRRLIGAVIQRFERRGFKLVGMKMLQAPESILAEHYQDLQRKPFYPALISYMSSGPVVAMVWEGYNVVRTSRAMIGHSDSTEAAPGTIRGDFSIHISRNIIHASDSVEGAQREIQLWFQSSELVNWADGGHYSSSYPA from the exons ATGGGCAGCCTCTACGGGCGTGCAGCGCTTCGGGCGCTGCTGTGCGGGCCGCGCCCCCCGGGCCCGCGCCAGCTGGTGCGCCCCAGCTCGG GAGGGCCCTCCTGGACCCAGGAGCGCACCCTGGTTGCAGTGAAGCCAGATGGGGTACAGCGGCGGCTCATCGGAGCTGTGATCCAGCGCTTTGAGAGGCGGGGCTTCAAGTTGGTTGGCATGAAGATGCTGCAG GCACCTGAGAGCATCCTTGCTGAGCACTACCAGGACCTACAGAGGAAGCCCTTTTACCCAGCCCTCATCAGCTACATGAGCTCTGGGCCCGTGGTGGCAATG GTCTGGGAAGGGTACAATGTGGTCCGCACCTCAAGGGCCATGATAGGACACAGTGACTCCACTGAGGCTGCCCCTGGGACCATCCGGGGGGACTTCAGCATCCACATCAGCAG GAACATCATCCATGCCAGTGACTCAGTGGAAGGCGCCCAGAGAGAGATCCAGCTGTGGTTCCAGAGCAGCGAGCTGGTGAACTGGGCAGATGGGGGCCACTACAGCAGCAGCTACCCAGCTTGA
- the Nme4 gene encoding nucleoside diphosphate kinase, mitochondrial isoform X2, protein MKMLQAPESILAEHYQDLQRKPFYPALISYMSSGPVVAMVWEGYNVVRTSRAMIGHSDSTEAAPGTIRGDFSIHISRNIIHASDSVEGAQREIQLWFQSSELVNWADGGHYSSSYPA, encoded by the exons ATGAAGATGCTGCAG GCACCTGAGAGCATCCTTGCTGAGCACTACCAGGACCTACAGAGGAAGCCCTTTTACCCAGCCCTCATCAGCTACATGAGCTCTGGGCCCGTGGTGGCAATG GTCTGGGAAGGGTACAATGTGGTCCGCACCTCAAGGGCCATGATAGGACACAGTGACTCCACTGAGGCTGCCCCTGGGACCATCCGGGGGGACTTCAGCATCCACATCAGCAG GAACATCATCCATGCCAGTGACTCAGTGGAAGGCGCCCAGAGAGAGATCCAGCTGTGGTTCCAGAGCAGCGAGCTGGTGAACTGGGCAGATGGGGGCCACTACAGCAGCAGCTACCCAGCTTGA